A window of the Dyadobacter pollutisoli genome harbors these coding sequences:
- the dnaJ gene encoding molecular chaperone DnaJ, translating into MAKKRDYYEILGVDRGAAADDIKKAYRKLAIKFHPDKNPDDPTAEDKFKEAAEAYSILSDENKRQRYDQFGHAGVGGASGAGAGGFSGGGFSMDDIFSQFGDIFGDSSPFGDIFGRQGGGNGRRVRKGSDLRIKLKLNLEEVANGVEKKIKVKRHVTCNTCGGNGAKHGTSLTNCNSCNGTGQVRKVVSTMLGQMVSTSTCPTCNGDGKIISERCDSCAGEGRLLQDDLITLNIPGGVAEGMQLSMSGKGNVPTRGGVAGDLLIVIEEEEDALLKRDGNNVVFDMHLSFIDATLGTSVEIPTIDGKARINIESGTQAGKILRLKGKGIKDLNGYGKGDQLVHINVWTPQQLSSDERETLESLRHSPNFQPKPGKNEKGFFDKMKDFFH; encoded by the coding sequence AATCCTGACGATCCTACTGCTGAAGACAAGTTTAAAGAAGCAGCGGAGGCTTACAGTATCCTGAGTGACGAAAACAAACGCCAGCGATATGATCAGTTTGGTCATGCAGGTGTGGGTGGTGCGTCGGGAGCAGGTGCTGGCGGGTTCAGTGGCGGAGGGTTCTCAATGGACGATATTTTCTCTCAGTTTGGAGATATTTTCGGAGATAGCAGTCCTTTCGGAGACATTTTCGGACGTCAGGGCGGTGGAAACGGACGCCGGGTACGTAAAGGTTCCGACCTCAGGATCAAACTGAAACTGAACCTGGAAGAGGTTGCCAACGGCGTTGAAAAGAAAATAAAAGTCAAAAGACACGTTACCTGTAATACCTGCGGTGGAAACGGCGCGAAACATGGTACTTCGCTGACCAACTGTAATTCCTGTAACGGGACTGGGCAGGTTCGGAAAGTAGTGAGCACTATGCTAGGCCAGATGGTGTCGACAAGTACTTGCCCTACCTGTAATGGTGATGGTAAGATCATCAGCGAGCGTTGCGATTCTTGTGCGGGAGAAGGAAGACTGTTACAGGACGACCTGATCACGTTGAACATTCCGGGCGGTGTTGCGGAAGGCATGCAGCTTTCGATGTCGGGCAAAGGTAATGTACCAACCCGTGGTGGCGTGGCTGGCGACCTGCTGATCGTCATTGAAGAAGAAGAGGACGCATTGCTGAAACGTGACGGGAACAATGTGGTATTCGATATGCACCTGAGCTTCATTGATGCAACACTGGGCACTTCGGTTGAAATCCCGACCATTGACGGTAAAGCGAGGATCAATATTGAATCGGGTACGCAGGCTGGAAAGATACTTCGCCTGAAAGGAAAAGGTATCAAGGACCTGAACGGCTACGGAAAAGGTGATCAGCTGGTCCACATTAATGTATGGACACCTCAGCAATTATCATCCGACGAACGTGAAACGCTCGAATCACTGAGACATTCTCCTAATTTTCAGCCTAAGCCAGGCAAGAATGAAAAAGGATTTTTCGATAAAATGAAGGATTTCTTCCATTGA
- a CDS encoding endonuclease/exonuclease/phosphatase family protein translates to MIKPILLSIALLYAPMLFSQSAAPAELTFATYNVSMEAENYVPRGTKGISEQVLVKELASGTNQQIRNIARIIKTVRPDVILLNEFDYVKDPQAGVLQFVKAYLKDDSDGSKGIDYPYYYYSTVNTGQPSPYDLDNNGKAEQFGADAWGFGNYPGQYGMVLLSRYPIDVNNVRTFQNFKWKDMPGALKTTKPDGTDWYQPEAWAKFPLSSKSHWDIPVQAGGKIIHILASHPTPPTFDGAEDRNGKRNHDEIRFWRDYISTNTSTYIYDDKGHKGGLKANANFVIMGDQNASPDEGNALTAGIRSLLSHPAVNNDMPPSSKGGAEHTSANAFAKNHTAFWRMRADYVLPSRKGFKIIDSGVFWPPKGEPMAELVEKRESSSDHRLVWVKVKVD, encoded by the coding sequence ATGATAAAACCCATTCTATTATCCATTGCCCTACTCTACGCTCCAATGCTCTTTTCACAGTCTGCTGCCCCTGCTGAACTCACTTTTGCGACTTATAATGTCAGTATGGAGGCTGAGAACTATGTTCCGAGAGGTACCAAAGGTATCTCTGAACAGGTTTTGGTCAAAGAACTTGCTTCGGGCACCAATCAGCAGATCCGCAACATTGCCCGCATTATCAAGACTGTCCGGCCGGATGTGATACTGCTCAATGAATTTGACTATGTAAAAGACCCGCAAGCCGGCGTTTTGCAATTTGTAAAAGCATACCTGAAAGACGATTCTGACGGTTCAAAAGGCATTGACTACCCTTATTACTACTACTCCACAGTGAACACCGGCCAGCCAAGCCCATACGACCTGGACAACAATGGCAAAGCCGAGCAGTTCGGCGCAGATGCCTGGGGTTTTGGAAACTATCCGGGACAATACGGAATGGTACTTTTATCGCGCTACCCTATTGATGTCAACAATGTGCGGACATTTCAAAATTTCAAATGGAAGGACATGCCTGGCGCATTGAAAACCACTAAACCAGACGGAACCGATTGGTATCAGCCAGAAGCCTGGGCAAAGTTTCCGTTATCCTCCAAATCACATTGGGACATTCCGGTACAGGCCGGAGGCAAGATCATCCATATACTCGCAAGCCACCCTACCCCTCCTACTTTCGACGGTGCCGAAGACCGTAACGGCAAGCGCAATCATGATGAGATAAGATTCTGGCGGGACTACATCAGCACGAATACCAGTACTTACATTTATGACGATAAGGGCCACAAAGGCGGCCTCAAAGCCAATGCCAACTTTGTAATCATGGGTGACCAGAATGCATCTCCTGACGAAGGCAATGCACTTACTGCCGGAATAAGATCATTACTGAGCCATCCTGCGGTTAATAATGATATGCCCCCGTCGAGCAAAGGCGGAGCAGAACATACCAGTGCCAATGCATTTGCCAAGAATCACACTGCTTTCTGGAGAATGCGTGCAGACTATGTCCTACCTTCCAGAAAAGGCTTCAAAATCATCGATAGCGGCGTTTTCTGGCCACCGAAAGGTGAACCGATGGCGGAGTTGGTGGAGAAGCGGGAGTCTAGTTCAGATCACCGGTTGGTTTGGGTGAAGGTGAAAGTAGATTAA
- a CDS encoding glycosyltransferase family 117 protein, whose amino-acid sequence MTRFNRSNNLTGWIVFAIALVTYSLTVERTASFWDCGEFIACAFKLQVPHPPGAPFFLLIGRIFSLFAFGDLTNVAYWINMVSVMSSAFTILFLFWTITLLARKLISKTEEELTQGDIVLLLGSGIVGALAYTWSDSFWFSAVEAEVYGMSSFFTAIVIWAVFKWERVEDPAAENRWLIFIAYLVGLSIGVHLLNLVTIPALALVYYFKKYPKPSVFGGILAFIGGLVILGIINSGIIPGLPSIAGKFEIFFVNSLGLPYKSGVIFFIIIFIGALIWGIRYSHKKANVLLNTGLLSLAFVLIGYASYLMVLVRAEYNPPINENNPNDVLSFVSYLKREQYGSRPLLYGPSFVSRPVSQKRGAPMYRKQDGKYAIYDYRPEYEYEPGSSMLLPRMYSTQPGHPQLYQQMTGLAEGQKPNMAHNLSFMFSYQIGHMYWRYFLWNFVGRESDEEGAGNMLPWDVAKKYPAPIANNKAHDNYFMLPFILGLFGLVIVYFRQKRDLLVLGLLFVLTGVALVVYLNSPPTEPRERDYIYVGSFYIFCIWIGFGVIAIADAISKFVQSATARAGVATGICLVVPVIMGVKGWDNHNRDHRYHSVDFAKNLLNSCAPNAILFTGGDNDTFPLWYVQEVEGFRTDVRVCNLSLLGTDWYIDQMKRKTYLSEALPISLDKNNYAFGKNDIVPFYEIPSVKDGINLKEYMGLVKQENKAIQVPLTSGDMTSILPSSVLFLPVNAEAVKKMNIIKSDLLPFVSDSISWTIGKGDLYKSDLIMLDIIATNDWKRPIYFSSTLGGSSYLNLKEYMQLEGYAYRLLPVKVPGASDGYVNADVMYKNLMTKMFWRDLDNPNTYYDNTYLGSPVATARIAFLRLAGQLIADGRKDEAKKAIDKSLATMPDKSIPYDQFSANFIGPLFDLGETKRALEIAETMATRADEVLTWAKDNGTTKRRDSNVYLYIMQIIVQECREAKQEAAAKKYEAMFQKHLAAFNMYGSGAAQ is encoded by the coding sequence ATGACCCGTTTCAACCGTTCCAACAACCTTACGGGTTGGATAGTTTTCGCAATCGCATTAGTCACATACTCACTTACGGTCGAGCGGACCGCAAGTTTTTGGGATTGCGGAGAATTTATAGCTTGTGCATTCAAATTACAGGTGCCTCACCCTCCGGGAGCACCATTTTTCCTTTTAATAGGCCGGATATTCTCACTTTTTGCATTCGGTGACCTCACCAATGTGGCTTACTGGATCAACATGGTTTCGGTCATGAGCAGCGCATTTACGATCCTTTTCCTATTCTGGACGATCACATTGCTGGCTCGCAAACTGATTTCTAAAACCGAAGAAGAGCTTACTCAGGGCGATATAGTCCTGTTATTGGGTTCCGGCATCGTCGGTGCTTTGGCTTACACATGGTCCGACTCATTCTGGTTTTCGGCCGTGGAAGCGGAGGTTTACGGTATGTCGTCTTTCTTTACAGCTATTGTGATCTGGGCAGTGTTCAAATGGGAACGAGTGGAAGATCCTGCTGCCGAAAACCGCTGGTTAATTTTCATCGCCTACCTGGTCGGCCTATCTATCGGTGTCCACTTATTGAACCTGGTTACGATTCCGGCGCTTGCATTGGTTTATTATTTCAAAAAATACCCAAAACCCAGCGTATTTGGAGGTATTTTGGCATTTATAGGTGGCTTAGTGATTCTGGGGATTATCAACTCTGGTATCATTCCAGGGTTGCCAAGCATTGCGGGTAAGTTTGAGATATTTTTCGTGAATTCACTGGGGCTTCCTTACAAGTCCGGGGTGATTTTCTTTATCATTATATTCATTGGGGCGCTTATCTGGGGAATTCGTTATTCTCACAAAAAGGCTAATGTTTTACTCAATACAGGCTTGCTTTCATTGGCTTTCGTCCTGATCGGTTACGCGAGTTACCTGATGGTTTTGGTACGTGCTGAATACAATCCGCCGATCAACGAAAACAACCCTAATGATGTCCTGAGCTTCGTTTCTTACCTGAAAAGGGAGCAATATGGTAGCCGTCCGTTATTGTATGGTCCATCGTTCGTGTCCCGTCCGGTAAGCCAGAAGCGCGGTGCGCCAATGTACCGGAAGCAGGATGGTAAGTATGCGATCTACGATTACCGTCCTGAGTATGAATATGAGCCAGGCAGCAGCATGCTTTTGCCTCGTATGTACAGCACGCAGCCCGGTCACCCGCAGCTTTATCAGCAAATGACCGGTTTGGCAGAGGGGCAGAAACCTAATATGGCACATAACCTGTCCTTCATGTTCTCGTATCAGATCGGGCATATGTACTGGCGGTATTTCCTATGGAATTTTGTAGGCCGTGAAAGTGATGAGGAAGGAGCAGGAAATATGCTGCCGTGGGACGTTGCCAAAAAATATCCCGCGCCTATCGCTAACAACAAGGCGCACGATAACTACTTCATGCTGCCGTTCATTCTCGGTTTGTTTGGATTGGTAATTGTTTATTTCCGTCAAAAACGCGATTTGCTGGTTCTTGGACTGTTATTCGTGCTGACCGGCGTTGCCCTGGTAGTATACCTTAACTCACCGCCGACAGAGCCTCGTGAAAGGGATTACATTTATGTGGGTTCTTTCTATATTTTCTGTATCTGGATTGGTTTTGGGGTGATCGCCATTGCCGATGCGATCAGCAAATTTGTTCAGAGCGCAACAGCCCGTGCAGGTGTTGCGACCGGTATTTGCCTGGTAGTACCTGTTATTATGGGGGTAAAAGGCTGGGATAACCATAACCGTGACCACCGTTATCATTCAGTTGATTTTGCCAAAAACCTGTTGAATTCATGCGCGCCCAATGCGATCTTGTTTACAGGCGGCGATAATGATACATTCCCCTTGTGGTATGTTCAGGAAGTGGAAGGCTTCCGTACCGATGTGCGCGTGTGTAACCTCAGCTTGCTCGGCACCGACTGGTACATTGACCAGATGAAACGTAAAACGTATTTGTCAGAAGCGCTTCCGATTTCTTTGGATAAAAACAATTATGCTTTCGGTAAAAACGACATTGTGCCGTTTTATGAAATTCCAAGTGTGAAGGACGGTATCAACCTGAAAGAATACATGGGATTGGTGAAGCAAGAAAACAAAGCGATCCAGGTTCCATTGACCAGCGGCGATATGACTTCCATCTTGCCGTCGTCTGTTCTTTTCCTACCTGTGAATGCAGAGGCGGTTAAAAAGATGAATATCATCAAAAGCGACTTGCTTCCATTTGTGAGCGACTCTATCAGCTGGACAATCGGGAAAGGTGATTTGTACAAATCAGACCTGATCATGCTGGATATCATTGCTACCAATGACTGGAAGCGTCCGATCTATTTCTCGTCGACACTGGGCGGTTCAAGCTACCTGAATCTGAAAGAATACATGCAGCTGGAAGGTTATGCATATCGTTTGTTACCGGTAAAAGTACCTGGTGCAAGCGACGGTTACGTAAATGCGGATGTGATGTACAAGAACCTGATGACCAAAATGTTCTGGCGTGACCTGGATAATCCAAACACGTATTACGACAATACATACCTGGGCTCTCCGGTGGCTACTGCACGCATCGCGTTTCTTCGTTTGGCCGGTCAGTTGATTGCTGATGGTCGTAAAGACGAGGCTAAGAAGGCGATTGATAAGTCATTAGCGACGATGCCAGACAAGAGCATTCCTTACGATCAGTTCTCGGCCAACTTCATAGGGCCATTGTTTGATCTTGGAGAAACAAAAAGAGCACTGGAAATTGCCGAAACCATGGCTACGCGTGCAGATGAAGTACTTACCTGGGCAAAAGACAATGGCACTACCAAGCGTCGCGACAGCAATGTGTACCTATACATCATGCAGATCATCGTGCAGGAATGCCGCGAAGCAAAACAGGAAGCAGCCGCTAAGAAATACGAAGCCATGTTCCAAAAACACCTGGCGGCGTTTAATATGTATGGCAGTGGCGCAGCTCAGTAA
- a CDS encoding ABC transporter permease → MRNIFLVIKREYMVRVKKKSFLIMTLLAPLLFVGFYAAVIWVALGSVDAKTVQVLDESGLFRNEFKDSETLKFTYISTSIDSAKAGFKNSDVNALVYIPANVIKEPKSVRIYAAKNVSLDLKSEIEKVIEKQIEDIKLSEAGITHKILEDSRVNVSSETISLNEEGEKTSSSGAATVIGGICAFLIYMSVFIYGTQVMRGITEEKTSRIVEVIISSVKPFQLMLGKIIGVALVGLTQFILWILLTTALTSATSAIFSSRMSKDPVQMSQEIRPGMPTQGMPGGNVENPISEVLGAVGSLNIPLIVGCFLFYYLGGYLLYSALFGAVGAAVDNDADTQQFMLPITLPIIFSFVFAQFVLRDPDGTLAFWTSIIPFTSPIIMMVRIPFGVPAWEIALSMVLLVLGFMGTTWLAARIYRVGILMYGKKVSYKELAKWIFYK, encoded by the coding sequence ATGCGTAATATATTTTTGGTGATCAAAAGAGAATACATGGTCAGGGTCAAGAAAAAATCCTTTCTGATCATGACTTTGCTCGCGCCTTTGTTATTTGTCGGATTTTATGCCGCGGTGATCTGGGTGGCATTGGGCTCTGTGGATGCAAAAACGGTGCAGGTGCTCGATGAGAGCGGTTTATTTCGGAATGAATTCAAGGATTCCGAGACATTGAAATTCACTTACATCTCCACCAGCATTGATTCTGCCAAAGCCGGTTTCAAAAATAGTGATGTTAATGCATTGGTATATATTCCAGCCAATGTGATCAAGGAGCCCAAAAGTGTCCGGATTTATGCTGCCAAAAACGTAAGCCTTGACCTGAAATCGGAAATTGAGAAGGTTATCGAAAAGCAAATTGAGGATATCAAACTTTCGGAGGCAGGTATTACGCACAAAATTCTGGAAGATTCACGTGTTAATGTCAGTTCAGAAACGATTAGTCTGAATGAAGAGGGAGAAAAAACCAGTAGTTCCGGTGCGGCGACGGTGATCGGCGGAATCTGTGCTTTCCTGATCTATATGTCGGTTTTTATTTACGGAACGCAGGTAATGCGGGGTATTACGGAAGAAAAGACCAGCCGGATCGTCGAGGTCATTATTTCGTCTGTCAAGCCTTTTCAACTGATGCTCGGCAAAATCATCGGAGTGGCTTTGGTTGGTCTGACGCAGTTTATCCTGTGGATTTTGCTCACTACCGCCCTCACCAGTGCGACGTCGGCGATTTTCAGCAGCAGGATGTCCAAAGATCCTGTTCAAATGTCTCAGGAAATACGTCCTGGGATGCCAACTCAGGGAATGCCGGGAGGTAACGTTGAAAATCCTATATCTGAGGTGTTAGGAGCTGTTGGTAGCCTCAACATTCCACTTATTGTAGGATGTTTTCTGTTCTATTATCTGGGCGGGTACCTTCTTTACAGCGCACTTTTCGGCGCCGTCGGGGCTGCGGTGGACAATGATGCGGATACGCAGCAATTTATGCTTCCGATTACGTTACCCATCATCTTTTCATTTGTATTTGCCCAATTTGTACTGCGCGATCCTGACGGTACCCTCGCATTTTGGACGTCGATCATACCATTTACCTCACCGATTATTATGATGGTGCGAATACCTTTTGGTGTGCCTGCCTGGGAAATCGCCTTGTCAATGGTGTTGCTTGTGCTTGGTTTTATGGGCACAACATGGCTTGCAGCTCGGATTTACAGGGTTGGGATATTAATGTATGGTAAGAAAGTAAGCTATAAGGAACTGGCTAAATGGATATTTTATAAGTGA
- a CDS encoding ABC transporter ATP-binding protein, translating into MNIIEVRNVTKEYSNHIALDDVSISIPKGSIFGLLGPNGAGKTSLIRIINQITGPDKGEILFDGQLLNSSHISRIGYLPEERGLYKKMKVGEQLLYLAQLKGLSQKEAMDKLKTWFVKFDIKTWWDKSVSDLSKGMQQKVQFVSTVLHEPDLIILDEPFSGFDPINANLIRDEILELKQKGSTIIFSTHRMETVEELCDNIALIHKAKKVLDGPKKLIKEQFKTHTYFVEYKGHIDELDPIYGILEEKELEDGYYRANIHLGEGASPNALLLNLVSKVEIRAFGENIPSMSDIFMRSVNEVPEA; encoded by the coding sequence ATGAATATTATAGAAGTCCGGAATGTTACAAAAGAGTATTCCAACCACATTGCCCTCGACGATGTAAGTATTTCAATTCCCAAAGGCAGTATTTTCGGTTTGCTAGGCCCAAACGGTGCCGGAAAAACCTCACTCATCAGGATCATCAACCAGATCACCGGGCCAGACAAAGGAGAGATTTTGTTTGACGGCCAGCTTTTGAATTCCAGTCACATTTCCAGGATCGGCTATTTGCCGGAGGAAAGGGGGCTTTATAAAAAAATGAAAGTGGGGGAGCAGTTGCTATATCTCGCCCAGCTCAAAGGATTGTCCCAAAAAGAGGCGATGGATAAACTGAAAACCTGGTTTGTCAAATTTGACATTAAAACCTGGTGGGACAAAAGTGTGTCCGATCTTTCGAAAGGAATGCAGCAAAAGGTCCAGTTTGTGTCCACCGTGCTTCACGAGCCCGACCTGATCATTCTCGACGAACCGTTTTCAGGATTTGACCCTATCAATGCCAATCTGATCCGCGATGAGATCCTGGAATTGAAGCAAAAGGGCAGTACTATCATATTTTCGACCCACAGGATGGAAACCGTGGAGGAGCTTTGCGATAACATTGCATTGATTCATAAAGCCAAAAAAGTGCTCGATGGTCCCAAAAAGCTGATCAAGGAACAATTCAAGACGCATACTTATTTTGTCGAATACAAGGGACATATCGACGAACTTGACCCGATTTATGGTATTCTGGAAGAAAAGGAGCTGGAAGACGGGTACTATCGCGCCAATATCCATCTCGGAGAAGGTGCCAGTCCCAATGCGCTGCTGCTGAACCTGGTTTCCAAAGTAGAAATCAGGGCTTTCGGGGAGAACATTCCTAGTATGAGTGACATTTTTATGCGTTCAGTCAATGAGGTTCCAGAAGCGTAA
- a CDS encoding alanine dehydrogenase, with the protein MAQPQITGFEELAKQSVLYPQESLLAVKKDQNSLHIGLPREVSLQENRIALTPDAVGILVRNGHEVWVEKDAGKGSNLSDHEYSEAGAKIVQSAKEVYQANLILKVEPLVEEEFSYIKSGTTLISALNLPALEKQYFEKLNEHKITGIGYELIEDKVGGKPIIRAMGEIAGSTVLLIAAEYLSTPNGGRGIILGGITGVPPTKIVILGAGTVAEYATRAAISVGADIKVFDKHIYRLQRLKYSIGQNLYTSIIDSDTLAEAIARADVVIGTMRAENGISPLVVTREMVSKMKPGSVIIDVSIDQGGSFETSRMTSHKNPTFKYNDVIHYCVPNIPSRVAHTASTALSNVFLPFLLQTGTIGGIEEMIYANRWFMKGVYCHKGTLTNSHIARSFNMRYKDLTLLLAARM; encoded by the coding sequence GCCGAGGGAGGTTTCTTTGCAGGAAAACCGCATTGCCCTCACCCCGGACGCGGTAGGTATCCTGGTCAGGAACGGGCATGAGGTATGGGTGGAAAAGGATGCGGGAAAAGGCTCTAACCTTTCTGATCATGAATACAGCGAGGCGGGTGCAAAAATAGTCCAGAGTGCCAAGGAGGTTTATCAGGCCAATTTAATTCTCAAAGTGGAACCGCTGGTCGAAGAGGAATTTAGCTACATTAAGTCTGGTACGACCCTGATCTCGGCATTGAATTTGCCAGCATTGGAAAAGCAATATTTTGAAAAACTGAATGAGCATAAAATTACTGGTATAGGTTACGAGCTGATCGAGGACAAGGTAGGAGGAAAGCCCATTATTAGGGCTATGGGCGAAATCGCCGGGAGTACCGTGTTATTGATCGCCGCCGAATATTTGTCGACACCCAATGGCGGACGAGGCATTATCCTCGGAGGGATCACCGGTGTACCGCCAACGAAAATCGTCATTCTCGGTGCTGGTACTGTTGCGGAGTACGCAACCCGCGCGGCAATCAGCGTCGGTGCTGACATTAAAGTTTTTGACAAACATATTTACCGTTTGCAGAGGCTTAAATATTCGATCGGGCAGAATTTATATACTTCTATTATCGATTCCGACACATTGGCCGAGGCTATTGCAAGGGCTGACGTGGTCATAGGCACGATGCGTGCCGAAAACGGGATCAGTCCATTGGTGGTAACGCGTGAAATGGTGTCAAAAATGAAGCCGGGTTCTGTGATCATTGATGTAAGTATCGATCAGGGAGGATCGTTTGAAACTTCGAGGATGACTTCCCACAAGAACCCGACATTCAAATACAATGATGTGATCCACTATTGTGTTCCCAACATTCCTTCGAGGGTTGCGCACACGGCCAGTACTGCCCTGAGCAATGTATTTTTGCCGTTTTTATTACAAACAGGAACAATTGGAGGTATTGAGGAAATGATTTACGCGAATCGGTGGTTTATGAAGGGAGTGTATTGTCACAAAGGCACGCTCACCAATTCGCACATCGCACGTAGCTTTAATATGCGGTACAAGGATCTGACGTTGCTGCTTGCGGCGAGAATGTGA